The following are from one region of the Leucobacter sp. Psy1 genome:
- a CDS encoding thioredoxin domain-containing protein: MTGAPLRGALDGTTGDPMANENSARPTKTERRQQAREQARLAREREQKREKRNKRLIQGSIVIGVLAVVAVIALVLTQTLKPAGPGPENMASGGAVFGADLEVQPSAALQPDQTREYPEVNREELPLDISLYVDYMCPGCGNFEQTYGTMLENYVGGGDATLRVYPLNFLDNRSQGTNYSTRAANMFGCLVEEQPDVAFAVHNRLLSAEVQPQEGTAGLTDDELLEQAELAGAEITPELESCVSDKRFSSFISSNTKAVTEQGLLGLAEGAQIAAGNQLIPADQPQTLSQTPTVIVNGEQWVQSRDGDLEAYLLKVKSEVEQQQLKNSQPDGSSESE; this comes from the coding sequence ATGACCGGCGCGCCGCTCCGTGGCGCGCTCGACGGAACCACCGGAGACCCCATGGCAAACGAGAATTCTGCCCGACCGACGAAGACGGAACGGCGACAGCAGGCGCGCGAGCAGGCACGATTGGCCCGCGAGCGCGAGCAGAAGCGGGAGAAGCGCAACAAGCGCCTGATCCAGGGCAGCATCGTCATCGGCGTTCTCGCCGTGGTCGCGGTCATCGCGCTCGTGCTGACGCAGACCTTGAAGCCCGCAGGGCCCGGCCCGGAGAACATGGCCTCGGGCGGTGCGGTGTTCGGCGCAGACCTCGAGGTCCAACCGTCTGCCGCGCTGCAGCCGGACCAGACGCGGGAGTACCCCGAGGTCAACCGGGAGGAACTGCCGCTCGACATCTCGCTCTACGTTGACTACATGTGCCCAGGCTGCGGCAACTTCGAGCAGACCTACGGCACCATGCTCGAGAACTACGTGGGCGGCGGCGACGCGACGCTCCGCGTGTACCCGCTGAACTTCCTCGACAACCGCTCGCAGGGCACCAATTACTCGACCCGTGCGGCCAACATGTTCGGCTGCCTGGTCGAGGAGCAGCCCGATGTGGCGTTCGCCGTGCACAACCGTCTGCTGAGCGCCGAGGTGCAGCCCCAGGAGGGCACCGCTGGCCTGACCGATGACGAGCTGCTCGAGCAGGCCGAACTCGCCGGGGCCGAGATCACTCCGGAGCTCGAGAGCTGCGTGAGCGATAAGCGGTTCTCCAGCTTTATCTCGTCGAACACGAAGGCCGTCACCGAGCAGGGCCTGCTCGGCCTGGCCGAGGGTGCGCAGATCGCGGCGGGCAACCAGCTGATTCCTGCCGACCAGCCTCAGACGCTCAGCCAGACGCCGACCGTGATCGTGAACGGTGAGCAGTGGGTGCAGTCCCGCGACGGCGACCTCGAGGCCTACCTCCTCAAGGTCAAGAGCGAGGTCGAGCAGCAGCAGCTGAAGAACAGTCAGCCCGACGGGTCCTCCGAGTCGGAGTGA
- a CDS encoding DMT family transporter has protein sequence MTAAKSSFPVWAALLVSGIAGMMVSTQSRVNGGLSQELHSGYLAAAVSFGSGLLILVVLVACVPRGRRGLARVRREVAAGEFPVWGLLGGACGAFFVLTQGLVATVLGVALFTVGIVAGQVLGGLVIDRIGLGPSGKIAPTTTRLIGTGLAVVAVAVSVSDRILGGDGGAVWLIVIPVVAGVGMAWQSAVNGLVRVVAQSAITATFVNFLVGTLVLAIAAAVSLAFSGWPTGWPAEPWFYVGGLVGVVFIALATILVRTAGVLLLSMSNVAGQLVGSMVFEVWSPLAGGVTIPLLAGVGLALVAVVIAALPSRYRRPEGPR, from the coding sequence GTGACCGCTGCGAAATCTTCGTTCCCCGTGTGGGCCGCGCTCCTCGTCTCGGGTATTGCGGGCATGATGGTCTCCACGCAATCGCGGGTGAACGGCGGCCTCAGTCAGGAGCTGCACAGCGGGTATCTGGCGGCTGCGGTCTCCTTTGGATCGGGTCTGCTGATCCTGGTGGTGCTCGTCGCATGCGTGCCGCGCGGGCGACGCGGCCTTGCGAGGGTGCGACGGGAGGTCGCGGCGGGTGAGTTCCCGGTGTGGGGGCTTCTCGGCGGGGCGTGCGGCGCGTTCTTCGTGCTGACGCAGGGTCTGGTGGCCACGGTGCTGGGCGTGGCGCTCTTCACTGTCGGGATCGTCGCGGGGCAGGTGCTCGGCGGTTTGGTGATCGACCGTATCGGGCTGGGCCCGAGCGGGAAGATCGCGCCCACGACGACGCGCCTCATCGGTACGGGGCTCGCGGTCGTGGCGGTCGCGGTGTCGGTGTCGGATCGCATCCTGGGCGGAGACGGCGGAGCCGTGTGGCTCATCGTCATCCCCGTGGTGGCCGGTGTTGGCATGGCATGGCAGAGCGCCGTCAACGGGCTGGTGCGAGTGGTGGCGCAGAGCGCGATCACCGCAACCTTCGTGAACTTCCTGGTCGGGACGCTGGTGCTCGCCATCGCTGCGGCGGTGTCGTTGGCGTTCTCGGGGTGGCCGACCGGGTGGCCCGCGGAGCCCTGGTTCTATGTCGGCGGCCTCGTGGGGGTGGTCTTCATCGCGCTGGCGACGATTCTCGTGCGAACGGCGGGCGTACTGCTGTTGAGCATGTCGAACGTCGCGGGGCAGCTCGTCGGCTCGATGGTGTTCGAGGTGTGGTCTCCGCTGGCCGGGGGCGTGACGATCCCGCTGCTGGCCGGAGTGGGTCTTGCGCTGGTCGCGGTGGTCATCGCGGCGCTGCCGTCGCGGTATCGGCGCCCGGAAGGACCCCGCTAG
- a CDS encoding ABC transporter permease produces MWEYIAGRWGAILFAAWQHFSLVAQCVILGTIIAVFLAVLCYRVPALVGLANGVTAIGLTIPSFALIGLLIAPVGYGVPLAVTVLTFFAVLPILRNAVVGLSGVESSLIESARGIGVSRLGTLARVELPLAWPVILTGIRISAQMVMGVAAVAAYALGPGLGSFIFTGLSQLGSANAVYSVLVGVIGVVIIALILDLILVVIGRLTTPKGIRV; encoded by the coding sequence GTGTGGGAGTACATTGCGGGACGGTGGGGAGCGATTCTCTTCGCCGCCTGGCAGCATTTCAGTCTGGTAGCGCAGTGCGTGATCCTCGGAACCATCATCGCGGTCTTCCTCGCGGTCCTCTGCTACCGCGTCCCCGCGCTCGTGGGGCTCGCGAACGGCGTTACCGCGATCGGGCTGACCATTCCGTCATTCGCGCTCATCGGGTTGTTGATCGCCCCGGTCGGGTACGGCGTTCCGCTCGCGGTCACGGTACTCACCTTCTTCGCGGTGCTCCCGATCCTGCGGAACGCCGTCGTCGGCTTGAGCGGAGTCGAATCGTCGCTCATCGAGTCGGCTCGCGGTATCGGTGTGAGCCGACTCGGCACCCTCGCGCGGGTTGAACTGCCGCTCGCCTGGCCCGTCATCCTCACCGGCATCCGCATCTCGGCGCAGATGGTCATGGGTGTCGCCGCCGTCGCCGCATACGCGCTGGGCCCCGGGCTCGGATCCTTCATCTTCACCGGACTGTCGCAACTCGGCAGCGCGAACGCGGTGTATTCCGTCCTGGTCGGCGTCATCGGCGTCGTCATCATCGCCCTCATCCTCGATCTCATTCTGGTCGTCATCGGCCGGTTGACAACCCCGAAAGGCATCCGTGTCTGA
- a CDS encoding ABC transporter ATP-binding protein: MSESSEQSAPTGGSRILLEEVTKRYSSGGRPAVDGVTLEIPAGKIVMLVGPSGCGKTTTLKMINRLIEPTEGTISLGDQDVTDIDGDDLRRRIGYVIQAGGLFPHMTIAQNIAIVPKMLKWDKQRIAARVDELLDLVSLDPEVYRDRYPRELSGGQQQRVGVARALAADPPVLLMDEPFGAVDPITRQRLQDELLQIQEELQKTIVIVTHDFDEAVKLGDWIVIFSEGAHIVQYDTPERILAEPANEFVENFIGSGAGLKQLTLTRVRDVELADAVTTRPGELAAAVRDELRARGREHAVVLDGRGRPINWLSVKQLGRLEAIPETPAPDLPLVSTGATLNDALDTMLVSSAGTALVVGRRDAFVGVIDVETVMHAITAARAEAARLHANGPVGTNTSPVPVTTGRADG; the protein is encoded by the coding sequence GTGTCTGAGAGCAGCGAACAGTCCGCCCCCACCGGGGGCTCCCGCATTCTCCTCGAAGAGGTCACGAAGCGGTACTCCTCAGGGGGAAGGCCAGCGGTCGACGGGGTCACTCTCGAGATCCCCGCAGGCAAGATCGTCATGCTCGTCGGCCCGTCCGGCTGCGGGAAGACGACGACCCTGAAAATGATCAACCGGCTCATCGAACCGACCGAGGGCACCATCAGCCTCGGCGACCAGGACGTGACGGATATCGACGGCGACGACCTCAGACGCCGGATCGGGTACGTGATTCAGGCGGGAGGGTTGTTCCCGCACATGACGATCGCGCAGAACATCGCGATCGTGCCGAAGATGCTCAAGTGGGACAAGCAGCGGATCGCTGCGCGGGTCGACGAACTCCTCGACCTCGTTTCGCTGGACCCCGAGGTCTACCGCGATCGATACCCGCGGGAGCTTTCAGGCGGCCAGCAGCAACGCGTCGGCGTGGCGCGGGCGCTCGCGGCCGATCCTCCGGTGCTCTTGATGGACGAGCCATTCGGTGCCGTGGATCCCATTACGCGCCAGCGCCTGCAGGATGAACTGCTGCAGATCCAGGAGGAGCTGCAGAAGACGATCGTCATCGTGACCCACGATTTTGATGAGGCGGTGAAGCTCGGTGACTGGATCGTCATCTTCTCCGAGGGTGCACACATCGTGCAGTACGACACTCCCGAGCGTATTCTCGCCGAGCCTGCCAACGAGTTCGTCGAGAACTTCATCGGTTCGGGGGCGGGTCTCAAGCAGCTCACGCTGACCCGCGTCCGCGACGTCGAACTCGCCGATGCGGTGACGACCAGACCGGGCGAGCTCGCGGCCGCCGTGCGCGATGAGTTGCGGGCGCGCGGGCGCGAGCACGCGGTCGTGCTCGACGGGCGGGGCCGGCCGATCAATTGGCTGTCCGTGAAGCAACTCGGACGCCTGGAAGCGATCCCCGAGACGCCCGCCCCCGATCTGCCGCTGGTCAGCACGGGCGCGACGCTCAACGACGCGCTCGATACGATGCTGGTGTCCAGTGCGGGAACAGCCCTCGTCGTGGGCAGGCGCGATGCCTTCGTCGGCGTCATCGACGTGGAGACGGTGATGCACGCGATCACGGCCGCGCGTGCGGAAGCCGCGCGTCTCCACGCGAACGGTCCGGTCGGGACCAACACGTCGCCCGTCCCGGTCACCACGGGGCGCGCAGATGGGTGA
- a CDS encoding ABC transporter permease, whose protein sequence is MGETRRRSRLRAFAPLLLQPIGVVVAGVVLLLWLSGSDLSATELSTLEPSVLTRYVGEHLLLTLVSAIIVLLISIPVGILLSRRAFRRAQPTVLAIANFGQAAPAIGLIVLLAMWLGFGFWAAIVALVVYAMLPVISNTVVGLAGVDPRLVEGGRGMGMSAAAVLFRVELPLAVPVMLSGIRTALVLLVGSATLATFVDGGGLGILITTGVSLALNTVLITGSVIVALLALSIDWLGRVVEYVATPKGLS, encoded by the coding sequence ATGGGTGAGACTCGACGGCGGTCGCGGCTGCGCGCGTTCGCTCCGCTCCTGCTGCAACCCATCGGCGTCGTGGTCGCCGGTGTCGTGCTCCTGCTCTGGCTCTCCGGGAGTGACCTGAGCGCGACCGAACTCAGCACGCTCGAACCGAGCGTGCTGACCCGGTACGTCGGTGAGCACCTCCTGCTGACACTCGTGTCTGCGATCATCGTGCTGCTCATCTCGATTCCGGTGGGGATCCTCCTGTCGCGACGGGCGTTCAGGCGCGCGCAACCGACCGTGCTCGCCATCGCGAATTTCGGTCAGGCCGCCCCCGCGATCGGACTGATCGTGCTGCTCGCCATGTGGCTCGGTTTCGGGTTCTGGGCGGCGATCGTTGCCCTCGTGGTGTACGCCATGCTGCCGGTCATCAGCAATACGGTGGTGGGGCTCGCCGGAGTCGATCCTCGCCTCGTCGAAGGCGGGAGGGGAATGGGCATGAGTGCTGCCGCCGTGCTGTTCCGCGTCGAGCTGCCGCTCGCGGTACCCGTCATGCTGAGCGGAATCCGCACCGCGCTCGTGCTGCTCGTCGGGTCAGCGACGCTCGCGACATTCGTCGATGGCGGCGGCCTCGGCATCCTGATCACCACGGGTGTGAGCCTCGCGCTCAACACCGTGCTCATCACCGGATCCGTCATCGTCGCTCTCCTGGCATTGTCCATCGACTGGCTCGGCCGTGTCGTCGAGTACGTCGCTACGCCGAAGGGGCTGTCGTGA
- a CDS encoding glycine betaine ABC transporter substrate-binding protein, with the protein MKKLRRIVSGVAAVVATAALTGCGLQAATAYIPSFSPGSISPSEETEGVPLTIVTKNFTEQLLLGKISVIAATAAGYSVTDLSNVPGSQPARQLMLSGQADVGWEYTGTAWLTYLGNEEAFPDQQKQWREVRDAELANGLTWLDPAPLNNTYAFATPRALSEELGVTKLSEIGDLPVEERTFCVEAEFNSRADGFSPMLQAYDLPRDSAEGVPSDNIRVMDIGAIYAATADGACAFGEVFTTDGRIPALDLLVLEDDRGFFPAYNGAPVVNTETLEAHPELAELFGEFVPLLTDETMQELNAQVDVEGREPADVALEWMDEQGFVTAD; encoded by the coding sequence GTGAAGAAACTCCGCCGTATCGTGAGTGGCGTGGCCGCCGTCGTCGCCACCGCCGCGCTGACCGGCTGCGGCCTGCAGGCGGCGACCGCGTACATCCCGTCGTTCTCCCCAGGATCGATCTCGCCGTCGGAGGAGACGGAAGGCGTGCCGTTGACGATCGTCACGAAGAACTTCACCGAGCAGCTCCTGCTGGGCAAGATCTCCGTCATCGCCGCGACGGCAGCCGGATACTCGGTCACCGACCTCAGCAATGTTCCCGGCAGCCAGCCCGCGCGGCAGCTCATGCTCAGCGGACAGGCCGACGTGGGCTGGGAGTACACCGGCACTGCGTGGCTGACCTACCTCGGCAACGAGGAGGCATTTCCGGATCAGCAGAAGCAGTGGCGCGAAGTGCGGGACGCCGAACTGGCGAACGGTCTGACCTGGCTGGATCCGGCACCGCTGAACAACACCTACGCGTTCGCCACGCCTCGGGCCCTGTCCGAGGAGCTGGGCGTCACCAAGCTCAGCGAGATCGGTGACCTTCCCGTTGAAGAGCGCACGTTCTGCGTGGAAGCCGAGTTCAACTCTCGGGCCGACGGGTTCAGCCCGATGCTGCAGGCCTACGATCTCCCGCGCGACAGCGCGGAAGGCGTGCCGAGCGACAACATCCGTGTGATGGACATCGGCGCGATCTACGCGGCGACCGCCGACGGTGCGTGCGCCTTTGGTGAGGTTTTCACAACCGACGGGCGCATTCCCGCACTCGACCTCCTCGTGCTCGAGGACGACCGAGGGTTCTTCCCGGCCTATAACGGCGCACCGGTCGTGAACACGGAGACGCTCGAAGCGCATCCTGAACTGGCGGAACTCTTCGGCGAATTCGTCCCCCTCCTCACCGATGAGACGATGCAGGAGCTCAACGCGCAGGTGGATGTCGAGGGCAGGGAACCCGCCGACGTCGCCCTGGAGTGGATGGATGAGCAGGGCTTCGTCACCGCCGACTGA
- a CDS encoding nitroreductase family protein, which produces MTHQPDPQAALEAVRNRRSHSKVTEDAPTPEQLAELIAPLSSIADHSGMRPWRIIALRGDDRDLVGHGLADAAGGDPEQHEKYVKKARRAPLVLAVVARTQDSKKVPAWEQEAVASGAAHILSLLLHEAGWGVMWRTGVLTRSEAVHRAHRLEGSEYLLGWLYVGGIPDRDRREKPRKPLPVERFLTEGVDRD; this is translated from the coding sequence GTGACGCACCAACCCGACCCCCAAGCCGCGCTCGAGGCGGTGCGGAACCGGAGATCCCACTCGAAGGTGACCGAGGACGCCCCCACTCCAGAGCAACTCGCGGAGCTCATTGCGCCGCTCTCCTCGATCGCCGACCACTCGGGCATGCGACCCTGGCGCATCATCGCGCTCCGCGGCGACGACCGCGACCTCGTCGGCCACGGTCTGGCCGACGCCGCGGGCGGCGATCCTGAACAGCACGAAAAATACGTCAAGAAGGCACGGCGCGCGCCGCTCGTGCTCGCGGTCGTCGCACGGACACAGGACAGCAAGAAGGTCCCCGCGTGGGAGCAGGAGGCCGTCGCCTCAGGCGCCGCCCACATCTTGTCGCTGCTCCTGCACGAAGCCGGCTGGGGCGTCATGTGGCGCACCGGTGTGCTGACCCGCTCGGAAGCGGTGCACCGAGCCCACCGACTCGAGGGTTCGGAGTACCTCCTGGGGTGGCTTTACGTCGGGGGCATTCCCGACCGGGATCGCCGCGAGAAGCCCCGCAAGCCGCTCCCCGTCGAACGCTTCCTCACCGAGGGAGTGGATCGGGACTGA